The following coding sequences lie in one Phragmites australis chromosome 8, lpPhrAust1.1, whole genome shotgun sequence genomic window:
- the LOC133927678 gene encoding beta-D-xylosidase 3-like — MASPSHLLVLVSLLLCGTILVATSGKVYTKVCDAERFAELGLNMSAFPYCDASLPYADRVRDLIGWMTVEEKVGNLGDYSRGAPRVGLPPYKWWSEALHGISNKGPSTLFDDLDSKPAGNHSGRAAVYNGTVFANVINSAATFNETLWKSIGQAVSTEARAMYNLGKGGLTYWSPNINVVRDPRWGRALETPGEDPFVVGRYAVNFVRGMQDIPGHDADNAGDPFSRPIKTSACCKHYAAYDVDDWHNHTRFTFDARVTERDMVETFLRPFKMCVRDGDVSSVMCSYNRVNGIPACADARLLSGTIRGDWQLHGYIVSDCDAVQVMTDNATWLNFTGVESSAASLKAGLDLDCGESWIKQNGKQLKDFLTEYGMAAVSQGKMRESDIDNALKNQYMTLMRLGYFDNIPQYASLNETDICTDEHKSLAVDGARQGMVLLKNDDNLLPLDPKKIRAVAVHGPHALAPEKVMDGDYTGPPCRYVTPRQGISKDVKISHHANMTIYFGGINLHIEKEGNDREDLLLPKNQTEEIMHFAAASPNPIVLVILSGGGIDISFAQNHPKIGAILWAGYPGSEGGNAIADVIFGRYNPGGRLPLTWFKNKYIYQIPMTSMDLRPVPKLGYPGRTYKFYDGPEVLYPFGYGLSYTKYLYETCTNGTAVMLPTDGRHCKGLSYKPSVATTPACPAINVDGHACTETVNFNVSVTNGGDRGGANVVLVYTVPPPEVAQAPIKQVAAFRRVFVPAWSTASVPFTLNVCKAFGIVERTAYTVVPSGVSMVLIENGDSSVSFPVKIDFSV; from the exons ATGGCGTCCCCGTCCCATCTCCTCGTCCTTGTCTCGTTGCTGCTGTGCGGCACCATCCTCGTCGCCACCTCCGGCAAGGTGTATACCAAGGTCTGCGACGCGGAGCGTTTCGCGGAGCTGGGCCTCAACATGTCCGCGTTCCCGTACTGCGACGCGTCGCTGCCGTACGCGGATCGGGTGCGCGACCTCATCGGCTGGATGACGGTGGAGGAGAAGGTCGGCAACCTCGGCGACTATTCGCGCGGCGCGCCCCGCGTCGGCCTGCCGCCATACAAGTGGTGGTCCGAGGCGCTGCACGGCATCTCCAACAAAGGCCCCTCCACCCTGTTCGACGACCTCGACAGCAAGCCGGCGGGGAACCACTCTGGCCGCGCCGCCGTCTACAACGGCACCGTCTTCGCCAACGTCATCAACAGCGCCGCCACCTTCAACGAGACGCTCTGGAAGTCCATTGGCCag GCGGTGTCGACGGAGGCGCGTGCGATGTACAACCTTGGGAAGGGCGGGCTGACGTACTGGAGCCCCAACATCAACGTGGTCCGCGACCCGCGGTGGGGCCGAGCCCTGGAGACCCCCGGCGAGGACCCCTTCGTCGTTGGCCGCTACGCCGTCAACTTCGTCCGCGGTATGCAGGACATTCCCGGCCACGACGCCGACAACGCCGGCGACCCCTTCTCCCGCCCCATCAAGACGTCCGCCTGCTGCAAGCACTACGCCGCGTACGACGTCGACGACTGGCACAACCACACGCGTTTCACGTTCGACGCGCGCGTCACGGAGCGTGACATGGTCGAGACCTTCCTCCGCCCCTTCAAGATGTgcgtccgcgacggcgacgtcAGCAGCGTAATGTGCTCCTACAACCGCGTCAACGGCATCCCCGCCTGTGCCGATGCGCGCCTCCTCTCCGGGACCATCCGCGGCGACTGGCAGCTCCACGGCTACATAGTCTCTGACTGCGACGCCGTCCAAGTCATGACCGACAACGCCACATGGCTCAACTTCACCGGCGTCGAGTCCAGCGCCGCCTCGCTCAAGGCGGGGCTCGACCTCGACTGCGGCGAGAGCTGGATCAAGCAAAACGGCAAGCAGCTCAAGGACTTCCTCACCGAATACGGCATGGCCGCGGTCTCCCAGGGCAAGATGCGTGAGTCCGACATCGACAACGCGCTCAAGAACCAGTACATGACGCTCATGAGGCTCGGCTACTTTGACAACATCCCGCAGTACGCCTCTCTCAACGAGACGGACATATGCACCGACGAGCACAAGAGCCTCGCCGTCGATGGTGCAAGACAGGGGATGGTGCTCCTCAAGAACGATGACAACTTGCTGCCGTTGGACCCGAAGAAGATCCGCGCCGTCGCCGTGCACGGGCCACATGCCCTGGCACCTGAAAAGGTCATGGACGGAGACTACACAG GGCCGCCATGCCGGTACGTGACGCCCCGCCAAGGAATAAGCAAGGACGTGAAGATCTCGCATCACGCGAATATGACCATCTACTTTGGTGGCATAAACCTGCACATAGAGAAGGAGGGCAACGACAGGGAGGATCTTCTCCTGCCCAAGAACCAAACAGAGGAGATCATGCACTTTGCGGCAGCCTCACCAAACCCGATCGTCCTGGTGATCCTGTCGGGAGGCGGCATCGACATCTCCTTTGCGCAGAACCACCCAAAGATCGGTGCCATCCTATGGGCCGGGTACCCTGGGAGTGAAGGTGGCAACGCCATTGCCGATGTCATCTTCGGAAGATACAATCCAG GAGGAAGGCTGCCATTGACATGGTTCAAGAACAAGTACATCTACCAAATCCCCATGACGTCCATGGACCTCCGGCCGGTGCCGAAGCTGGGGTACCCCGGCCGGACGTACAAGTTCTACGACGGCCCGGAAGTGCTCTACCCATTCGGCTACGGCCTCAGCTACACCAAGTACCTCTACGAGACCTGCACCAACGGCACCGCCGTCATGCTCCCCACCGACGGCCGCCATTGCAAGGGGCTCAGCTACAAGCCCAGCGTGGCCACTACCCCAGCCTGCCCCGCCATCAACGTCGACGGCCACGCTTGCACCGAGACCGTCAACTTCAACGTCAGCGTGACCAACGGCGGCGACAGGGGTGGCGCCAACGTTGTGCTGGTGTACACGGTGCCACCGCCGGAGGTGGCCCAAGCGCCGATCAAGCAGGTAGCAGCGTTCCGGAGGGTGTTCGTGCCGGCGTGGAGCACCGCCAGCGTGCCATTCACGCTGAACGTCTGCAAGGCGTTCGGCATCGTGGAGAGGACGGCGTACACCGTCGTGCCGTCCGGTGTGAGCATGGTGCTGATCGAGAACGGCGACTCGTCCGTGTCGTTCCCCGTCAAGATCGATTTCTCGGTTTAG